The following are from one region of the Lytechinus variegatus isolate NC3 chromosome 4, Lvar_3.0, whole genome shotgun sequence genome:
- the LOC121414250 gene encoding beta-2 adrenergic receptor-like, which produces MVNMALPKSNCIVLSDNSTDMTEGVFGQDALSYTYAAFMALFCLLCFIGNILNLVVLRKLTNLTAPRKVVFFFLSLSDFCTGIGWVPSVPAAVLKAFPFGRGFCVFCFYLIITNLGISIFLLLLVTFDCFIAVVYPYRYASMITTFRVTAVSVVVTVGYYLGMPILMGVGSSGAFSDIEFYPSVGICFVSYRSKGLLTYSVYVFSYVLILFAILMTIMQGMVANVSRKQARRIAESEGRFRESALTDVKDSNHGTERNGAQGPLQIPRRRQQSELKGVLVCIALSASFFVSWLPTAVWQIYTIQKGGCVNPAILIVITSFASSQCWINPFIYMIMKRSYREQVNKILDGMVKRCQKQHDQF; this is translated from the coding sequence ATGGTAAACATGGCTTTACCAAAAAGCAACTGCATCGTCCTAAGTGACAACTCTACGGACATGACGGAAGGTGTTTTTGGGCAGGACGCATTGTCCTACACTTACGCGGCTTTCATGGCACTCTTCTGTCTTCTCTGCTTTATAGGAAACATTCTAAATTTGGTGGTGCTTCGAAAGCTGACCAACTTAACTGCACCTCGTAAAGTAGTGTTCTTCTTCCTATCCTTATCCGACTTTTGTACGGGTATTGGTTGGGTACCTTCGGTTCCGGCAGCGGTTCTGAAGGCATTTCCATTCGGTCGAGGATTCTGCGTGTTCTGCTTTTACCTGATAATCACGAATCTGGGTATATCCATATTCCTTCTTCTCCTCGTCACATTCGATTGCTTCATTGCTGTGGTATACCCCTACAGATATGCATCTATGATCACCACGTTCAGGGTCACAGCAGTGTCTGTCGTTGTTACCGTCGGTTACTACCTAGGAATGCCCATTCTGATGGGAGTAGGGAGTTCTGGAGCGTTCTCAGATATCGAATTTTACCCAAGCGTTGGCATTTGCTTCGTAAGCTACCGTTCAAAAGGACTCCTAACTTACAGCGTTTACGTATTTTCATACGTCCTTATTTTGTTCGCTATTCTGATGACCATCATGCAAGGCATGGTTGCCAATGTTTCCAGGAAACAGGCACGTCGCATTGCGGAATCCGAAGGTCGGTTCCGGGAAAGCGCCCTCACCGATGTCAAGGACTCAAACCATGGCACTGAGCGCAACGGTGCTCAAGGTCCACTTCAAATACCGCGTCGCCGTCAACAATCAGAGCTAAAAGGCGTCCTCGTCTGTATCGCACTTTCTGCATCGTTCTTCGTTTCGTGGTTACCGACGGCTGTGTGGCAAATTTACACAATTCAGAAAGGAGGATGTGTAAATCCTGCGATTCTGATCGTCATAACTTCGTTCGCATCTTCGCAATGTTGGATTAATCCCTTTAtatac